The segment TGGTGTCTCGCGGCCATGGCGGCGCTGAGCGTGGAGGAGTTGCTGGCTCGCGCGGAGCAGCGCGCGGCGGAGCCGCACCGGAGTGTTGCGGTGGagaaggagctggagctggagttcGACCTGGGGAACCTGCTCGCGCTGGACCGGAACCCGCCGCCCTCGATGCCGCGCGCCGCGGGGGCCCAGCGCGAGAGCCGGCTGCGCTCGCTGGCCCGGGACAACACGCAGCTGCTGGTGGCCCAGCTGTGGGGGCTGCCGGCGGGGCGCGCCGAGGGGGCGACGGGGCCGCTGGTGGCGCAGCTGCCCGAGCCCTCCTACCGCCTGCCCCGGGAGAAGCCCCTGCCGCGGCCCCGGCCGCCCACCCGCTGGGAGCAGTTCGCCCGGCTGAAGGGTATCCGGCGGCGGAAGCGCACGTCGCTGGTGTGGGACGAGGCGGCCAAGCAGTGGCGGCGGCGCTGGGGCTACGAGCGGGCCGGCGGAGATCCCGCCCGGGACTGGCTCATCGAGGTGCCGGCCGGCGCCGACCCCAACGAGGACCAGTTCGCCAAGCGGCTCCGCGACAAGCGCGAGAAAGTGGCGCGCAATGAGTTCAACCGCCTCCGCAACATCGCCCGGGGCGCCCTGCCCGGCCGCGGCCTCCACCCCACCGGCCACCAGAGCCGCGCCGAGCTGGGCCGCGCCACGCAAGTGGCCCGCGTTTCCACCGCCTCCCTGGGCCGCTTCCAGCCGCGGCTCCCCAAGGAGCCGGCCGCGCCCCCGCCCaggggcggcaagaagcggcaCTTCGCGCCGCTGCTCGGTGACCTGGCGGCCGAGAGGAGCCGGCAGCTGGAGCTGCTGCGGGGCCTGGGCAGCAAGAAGCCGCCGCTCGACCTGACCCGCGCCGTCAACAAGCAGCTGCGCGAGGAGGACGCCCAGGCAGCCGCCGGCAAGGGCAGGAAGCGCGGGCAGCGGGGCAAGCGGGGCCGGCAGCGCCCGGGGGGCGGCAAGGGGCCTGCGGGCGGCAAGAAAGGCGGGgcccggcggcagcagcagcgcccGGCGGGCAGAAAGAGGAGCTGAGCTCGGCGCAGGACTCCTCCTGCCGGACACTGAGACCGGAGGGGCACGGGGGCTGCGGCGGCCTGTGCGGGACACTGAGCTTGGAGGGAGGTCTCTGGGGAGCTGTGGGACACTGAGCTGCAGCCGTCTCCTCCATCCGTTCCCAGGGGCTGCATGGGACTGAGTTGTGCAGTCTGTAGGTGCTAAGGACGCCAGGGGCTGGCTTGCTCCCCTGGCCTAGGGATGTTCCTTGCTGGGGCGCCCCTTCCTGCCCACCTATTTATCAATAAAACCTGCCTTTGTCAAGCTGTCTGCTCGTCAGTGAGGGGGTGTGTACCTTAATGGCATGAGGGAGAGATGGGACAGGAGCCCCTAATGACTTGCAGCAGTTGAGCTGGGGTCCTTTACAAGTATAAAACATGTAGCTGTATTGTGTGTTAATGGCATAACAGGTAATGCTGCCTACACCAAAAGGATTGGGCTCTGCTCTCCAGAGAGTAAACTGGTATCTCACCCAGTTAGATGGAAGTGGAATTCCAGTAAGACAACAGATAAAGGTTCAtctccactccccttccccaatTGGTAGGATTTGGATAAGAAGGGATctaatgtatatttaaaataacatGTGCACTCAACCTTACTGCTACCATACTGTGGTCTTGACTGATTTGGACTGTGTAGAAGTTATACATCTTCACCTAGCTGTAAAGCGCGCTCGCTCGCGCTCTCTCTGGAGAAACGTGAGCAATATTTCAAAGGTGATCTGCCAAAAAAATTTTTAACTGTGTAAAACATTCTCTGGCACTCCTTATCTTAATGTGTATGGGGTTTCTACTGTTTTAGCCTTTTTAGAAACAGCAGGTGACAGGTTTTAGggtggtagtcgtgttagtctgtatcagcaaaaacaacgaggagtattcgtggcacctttagagactaaaatttatttgggcatacgcttttgtgggctaaaacccacttcatcagatgcagggagtggaaaatacagtagacaggtgtatatacacagtacatgaaaagatgacccccccccaacttggtaaggcaactcccatcttttcatgtactgtgtatatacacctgtctactgtattttccactccctgcatctgatgaagtggattttagcacatgaaagcttatgcccaaataaattttagtttgcccacctctgccttagaGACTATGGCCTGCAGGCTACATCCCGCCCGTGGGACCATCCTCCCCAgcctctgagctcctggcctgggaggctagcccctggcccctcccctgctgtcccctctcccccccgcagcCTTAGCTAGCTGGCTCGCTCTGCCGCCGGCACAGTGCTCTGGGTGgctgggctgtgagctcctggggcagtgcagctacaGAGCCCGGCCTCAcccggtgctctgagctgcatggTGGCAGTggcatggcctggctccagcgccgccagtttagggtgaccagatgtcccaattttggggtatttttcttatataggctcctattacccccccacccccatcccaatttttcacatttgctgtctggtcactctacaccAGCCACCGGTgttccaggcagcgtggtaagggagcagggg is part of the Chrysemys picta bellii isolate R12L10 chromosome 2, ASM1138683v2, whole genome shotgun sequence genome and harbors:
- the RRS1 gene encoding ribosome biogenesis regulatory protein homolog translates to MAALSVEELLARAEQRAAEPHRSVAVEKELELEFDLGNLLALDRNPPPSMPRAAGAQRESRLRSLARDNTQLLVAQLWGLPAGRAEGATGPLVAQLPEPSYRLPREKPLPRPRPPTRWEQFARLKGIRRRKRTSLVWDEAAKQWRRRWGYERAGGDPARDWLIEVPAGADPNEDQFAKRLRDKREKVARNEFNRLRNIARGALPGRGLHPTGHQSRAELGRATQVARVSTASLGRFQPRLPKEPAAPPPRGGKKRHFAPLLGDLAAERSRQLELLRGLGSKKPPLDLTRAVNKQLREEDAQAAAGKGRKRGQRGKRGRQRPGGGKGPAGGKKGGARRQQQRPAGRKRS